A single Meles meles chromosome 20, mMelMel3.1 paternal haplotype, whole genome shotgun sequence DNA region contains:
- the LOC123932185 gene encoding olfactory receptor-like protein OLF4: MHDCVMLFLSYFCSHIEDMELENDTRILEFLLLGLSEGPELQPFLFGLFLSMYLVMILGNLLIILAVISVSHLQKPMYFFLANLSFVDICFTSTTIPKMLVNIQTQRKVIPYGSCIVQMYFFILFASLDNFLLTVMAYDRFVAICQPLHYITIMNPQLCGLLVLVSWIMSVLHSLLQTLMVLRLSFCTKVEIPHFFCELNQMIQLACSDTFLNNLVVYSAAVLLAGVPLAGVLYSYSKIVSSICGISSSQGKRKAFSTCASHLSVVSLFYCTSLGVYLSSAATQSSHSSAVASVMYTMVTPMLNPFIYSLRNKDIKESLNIFFRAAIKGPFFNKCLCLQA, from the coding sequence ATGCATGACTGtgtcatgctctttctctcttatttttgtaGTCACATCGAAGACATGGAACTAGAGAATGATACACGAATTTTggaatttcttcttctgggactttcAGAGGGACCAGAATTGCAACCCTTCCTCTTTGGACTGTTCCTGTCCATGTACCTGGTCATGATACTTGGGAATCTGCTCATCATCTTGGCTGTCATTTCAGTTTCCCACCTCCAAAagcccatgtacttcttcctcgcCAACCTATCCTTTGTAGACATCTGCTTCACCTCCACCACAATACCCAAGATGCTGGTGAATATACAAACACAGAGAAAAGTCATACCTTATGGCAGCTGCATCGTGCAGATGTACTTTTTCATACTTTTTGCAAGTTTGGACAACTTCCTCTTGACTGTGATGGCTTATGATCGCTTTGTGGCCATCTGTCAGCCCCTGCACTACATAACAATCATGAACCCTCAGCTCTGTGGACTGCTGGTTCTGGTATCTTGGATCATGAGTGTCCTGCATTCTTTGTTACAAACTTTAATGGTGTTGCGGCTGTCCTTCTGCACAAAGGTGGAAATCCCCCATTTTTTCTGTGAACTcaatcagatgatccaacttgcatGTTCTGACACCTTTCTCAATAACCTGGTGGTGTATTCTGCAGCTGTCCTGCTGGCTGGTGTTCCCCTGGCTGGAGTCCTTTACTCTTATTCTAAGATAGTTTCCTCCATATGTGGGATTTCATCATCTCAGGGCAAGCGTAAAGCATTTTCCACATGTGCGTCACATCTCTCAGTTGTCTCCTTATTTTATTGTACTAGCCTAGGAGTGTACCTTAGCTCTGCTGCTACCCAGAGCTCCCACTCAAGTGCAGTAGCCTCGGTGATGTACACAATGGTCACACCTATGCTGAATCCCTTCATCTATAGTTTGAGGAACAAAGATATAAAGGAatctctaaatatatttttcagagCAGCCATAAAGGGGCCATTTTTCAACAAGTGCCTGTGCTTGCAGGCTTAA